The proteins below come from a single Xiphophorus couchianus chromosome 20, X_couchianus-1.0, whole genome shotgun sequence genomic window:
- the LOC114136115 gene encoding G-protein coupled receptor 22 — protein METEGYRDLLETSDGQGVGLLDRGGEVGVEEGWNTPYPVGFQVSLTTVLVLELVLGFSSNLTVLVLYCAQSNLVDSVSNLVTVNLHVLDILVCVLCLPLTVAVILVPANESGLSSLATLCCFHEACVTFTSVATAVNVLVISLDRYDISVRPASRLLTPRRAALLLTAVWAVSLAVFFLPFLEGDFFSSLGEDTEDEELERQSNDSELNTGHTPIFSSIPPSSLPSAPPSSPSHHLPPVWQNRTLLCVGGQGYYTGMAMYYHLLLQVPCFFIAVAVMLFTYSRILQALNIRIGSHMMRNTRSKDSTCRIRCRRQRKKELSLPTETVSSNQNQNLSHPPLIPSATPTPTSPPPLSSMPPGMSDSGATITTVSTAATTPIATTPATPASPTPPSASARTHASTPLPASSMGVQASVSAIIALRRAVRRHRDRRERQRRVLKMSLIIISTFMGCWAPLSAVNVLILCMGPSDGLVELRLCFLAMAYGTTIFHPLLYAFTRQKLRRALKTRVKKRVVSLLQVDPAPSGGTVIHNSWVEGGGQRKGRKSRVEASDGTDRCLTEAVRE, from the coding sequence ATGGAGACCGAAGGCTATCGTGACCTCCTGGAGACCAGCGATGGTCAGGGGGTAGGCCTGCTGGATCGAGGGGGAGAGGTGGGTGTGGAGGAAGGCTGGAACACACCCTATCCTGTCGGTTTCCAGGTGTCGTTGACCACTGTCCTCGTACTGGAACTCGTGTTGGGCTTCAGCAGCAACTTGACAGTACTTGTTCTCTACTGTGCTCAATCCAACCTGGTAGATTCAGTCAGCAACCTCGTGACGGTCAACCTTCATGTGCTCGACATTCTGGTCTGTGTGCTCTGCTTGCCGCTGACGGTTGCTGTGATCCTGGTACCAGCAAATGAAAGTGGACTTAGCAGCCTGGCCACACTTTGCTGCTTCCATGAAGCTTGTGTCACATTTACAAGTGTTGCTACAGCAGTCAATGTATTGGTGATCAGTTTGGACAGATACGATATCTCAGTGCGTCCAGCCAGTCGTCTCCTGACGCCTAGACGTGCTGCATTACTCCTGACAGCAGTGTGGGCCGTCTCTCTGGCTGTTTTCTTCCTACCCTTCCTTGAAGGGGACTTCTTCTCTTCATTGGGTGAAGATACTGAGGATGAGGAGCTCGAAAGGCAGAGCAATGACTCAGAACTCAACACTGGGCATACTCCCATTTTTTCTTCCATCCCTCCTTCTTCATTACCCTCCGCTCCACCCTCCTCTCCTTCGCACCACCTGCCACCAGTATGGCAAAACAGGACACTGCTATGTGTTGGAGGGCAGGGGTATTACACGGGTATGGCAATGTATTATCACTTGTTACTCCAAGTACCCTGCTTCTTCATAGCTGTGGCAGTCATGCTTTTCACCTACTCCAGGATTCTCCAGGCCCTCAACATCCGCATCGGCTCACACATGATGAGGAACACACGGTCAAAGGACTCCACTTGCAGGATACGCTGCAGGAGGCAGAGGAAGAAGGAACTAAGCCTGCCAACAGAAACAGTGTCCTCTAACCAAAATCAAAACCTCAGTCACCCTCCACTCATCCCCTCTGCtacccctactccaacatcacCTCCACCATTGTCTTCCATGCCTCCGGGGATGTCAGATAGTGGGGCCACAATAACTACTGTGAGCACTGCTGCAACCACCCCTATTGCGACCACTCCAGCGACCCCTGCTTCTCCAACTCCCCCTTCTGCGTCAGCTCGAACCCATGCCTCCACACCTCTGCCTGCCTCATCCATGGGTGTACAGGCCTCAGTTTCAGCTATCATCGCTTTGAGAAGGGCAGTACGCAGGCACAGGGACAGACGAGAACGTCAGCGTCGCGTCCTGAAGATGTCCCTAATCATCATATCTACCTTCATGGGTTGTTGGGCCCCTCTGTCTGCAGTCAATGTTCTGATCCTTTGCATGGGCCCCAGTGACGGCCTTGTTGAGCTGCGTCTGTGCTTTTTGGCCATGGCTTATGGGACGACCATCTTTCACCCTCTGCTTTATGCTTTCACCAGGCAGAAACTGCGGCGGGCCCTCAAAACACGTGTAAAGAAAAGGGTAGTATCGCTCCTGCAAGTAGACCCAGCTCCCAGCGGGGGGACTGTGATTCATAACTCTTGGGTCGAGGGAGGAGGTCAGAGAAAAGGTCGCAAGTCACGGGTGGAGGCTAGTGATGGCACTGATAGATGCCTCACTGAGGCAGTCAGAGAATGA